Proteins from one Planctomyces sp. SH-PL62 genomic window:
- a CDS encoding MBL fold metallo-hydrolase, whose translation MIRLAEDLELLRGFPPYAVNVYLMGGVLVDAGTRFATGRILRQLRGRKIEAHVLTHAHPDHQGASRAVCETFGVPLWCGEADADAAETEGLIMARMPPHWLSRTVGPRWTGPAHPVSRRLREGDDVGGFTVLETPGHTAGHISFWRERDRVLVLGDVVANLHIYLGVAMLREPERVFSLDPAENRRSARRIAALEPRLIAFGHGPPLRDPRRFARFVERFAD comes from the coding sequence ATGATCCGCCTGGCCGAAGACCTGGAATTGCTGCGAGGCTTCCCGCCCTACGCCGTCAACGTCTACTTGATGGGGGGCGTCCTCGTCGACGCCGGCACCCGCTTCGCGACCGGTCGTATCCTGCGGCAGCTCCGGGGTCGCAAGATCGAGGCCCACGTCCTGACCCACGCCCATCCTGATCACCAGGGCGCCAGCCGGGCCGTCTGCGAGACGTTCGGCGTCCCGCTCTGGTGCGGCGAGGCCGACGCCGACGCCGCCGAGACCGAGGGCCTCATCATGGCGAGGATGCCCCCCCACTGGCTCAGCCGAACCGTCGGCCCGCGCTGGACCGGTCCCGCCCATCCGGTCTCCCGGAGGCTCCGCGAGGGGGACGACGTCGGAGGCTTCACGGTTCTGGAAACCCCGGGGCACACGGCGGGGCACATCTCGTTCTGGCGTGAACGAGACCGCGTCCTGGTCCTGGGCGACGTCGTGGCGAATCTCCATATTTATCTGGGCGTGGCGATGCTCCGGGAGCCCGAGCGGGTCTTCTCCCTCGATCCGGCCGAGAACCGCCGGTCGGCGCGGCGGATCGCGGCGCTTGAGCCCCGCCTGATCGCGTTCGGCCACGGCCCTCCGCTCCGCGACCCCCGGCGATTCGCGCGATTCGTCGAACGATTCGCCGATTGA
- a CDS encoding ArnT family glycosyltransferase, with translation MQGSNRRLAVVLVVAVAARAAAVLVLQSHHVPHSTYEHGEIAASLVEGRGFSMRFLGGEGPTSQQAPAYPILVAAAYAVGGVEQPLALLILELGQALLGGLMVLGVFRLARLVAPERPAVAWWSAWIAALHPTLVYAATHVQVALLAATLIVWTLVWAYRAGSSGSRRDAVAAGLLTALGVLADPILGLVGLGVCAALWLTRTTAPSKRPIWLTGAIMFAVAALGVAPWVIRNALVHGEFVPIKSTFGYAFWQGNCTISQGTDKVVRPSVEEVMEESKAAGSLAAYNQTIWKARHTAGYIDDVAFTPDFKRYLGSLPEPERSRVLLRMAIDDIRNDPARYVGLCLHRFRSFWLFDETNPRSRVLVYRVSHLGLTALAALGLLFGGSGFRRRSIPMLATAAALSVFHALTIVSARFHIPIEPLMAVCAGVGVAGVVELLVGLGRVRSVAPARRVEQVGVVGRLG, from the coding sequence GTGCAGGGAAGCAATCGACGGCTCGCGGTCGTGCTGGTCGTGGCCGTCGCGGCGAGGGCCGCCGCGGTCCTGGTGCTCCAGAGCCACCACGTCCCCCACTCCACCTACGAGCACGGCGAGATCGCCGCGTCGCTCGTGGAGGGTCGGGGCTTCTCGATGCGGTTCCTCGGCGGCGAGGGGCCGACCTCGCAGCAAGCGCCGGCCTACCCGATCCTCGTCGCCGCCGCCTACGCCGTGGGGGGCGTCGAGCAACCGCTGGCCCTCTTGATCCTGGAGTTGGGACAGGCCCTGCTGGGCGGGCTGATGGTCCTGGGCGTCTTTCGGCTGGCGCGACTCGTCGCGCCGGAGCGGCCGGCCGTCGCCTGGTGGTCCGCCTGGATCGCGGCCCTTCACCCGACCCTCGTCTACGCCGCCACCCACGTCCAGGTGGCCCTCCTGGCCGCCACGCTCATCGTCTGGACGCTCGTCTGGGCTTACCGCGCCGGGTCCTCGGGCTCCCGGCGAGACGCCGTCGCCGCCGGCCTGCTGACGGCCCTCGGGGTCCTCGCCGATCCGATCCTCGGCCTCGTCGGGCTGGGGGTCTGCGCCGCGCTCTGGCTCACCCGGACGACCGCGCCGTCGAAGCGGCCGATCTGGCTCACGGGCGCGATCATGTTCGCGGTCGCCGCCCTGGGAGTCGCGCCCTGGGTGATCCGCAACGCGCTGGTCCACGGCGAGTTCGTGCCGATTAAGAGCACGTTCGGTTATGCGTTCTGGCAGGGCAACTGCACGATCAGCCAGGGGACCGACAAGGTCGTCCGCCCGTCCGTCGAGGAGGTGATGGAGGAGTCGAAGGCGGCGGGGAGCCTCGCCGCCTACAATCAGACCATCTGGAAGGCTCGGCACACGGCGGGATACATCGACGACGTGGCCTTCACGCCGGACTTCAAGCGATACCTCGGATCGCTCCCGGAGCCGGAGCGGTCGCGGGTGCTCCTGCGGATGGCGATCGACGACATCCGCAACGATCCGGCGCGGTACGTCGGGCTCTGCCTCCACCGGTTCCGGTCGTTCTGGCTGTTCGACGAGACGAACCCGCGATCGCGGGTGCTGGTGTACCGGGTCTCGCACCTGGGCCTGACGGCGCTGGCGGCGCTCGGGCTGCTCTTCGGGGGGTCAGGCTTTCGACGGCGGTCGATCCCGATGCTGGCGACCGCCGCCGCGCTCAGCGTCTTCCATGCGCTGACGATCGTATCGGCCCGGTTCCACATCCCGATCGAGCCGCTGATGGCGGTCTGCGCGGGCGTGGGGGTCGCCGGGGTGGTCGAATTGCTCGTCGGACTCGGACGGGTCCGGTCAGTAGCCCCGGCCCGCCGCGTCGAACAGGTCGGGGTCGTAGGCCGGCTTGGCTGA
- the glpK gene encoding glycerol kinase GlpK, with protein sequence MARDHLLVIDQGTTSTRVIVYDLKLRPVGQGQEEVLPTYPRSGWVEHDPRAIVASVGAEVTTALLNARVRAEQIAAIGITNQRETTIVWDRKSGEPIAPALVWQDRRTAEHCNRLRHEQAWISRRTGLVIDPYFSATKIAWLLDYVEGARRRAEAGELAAGTVDTLLIRHLTGGAEHLTDATNASRTLLMDLETDQWSDELCEVFGVPKGILPEIRPSAGDFGETRGLDYLPDGIPITGVAGDQQASLMGQGCVREGQAKCTYGTGAFLLAHTGTQIVPSTHGLLATRAATMRGEPASYALEGSVFVAGAAVQWFRDGLKAIGAAPEIGEMARKGDPEGDVVFVPAFTGLGAPHWRPEARGTIFGLSRATTLADIARAALEGVAFQIGDLIEAIEEDLSEPLTTLNVDGGMSRSDEFLEFQADVLGRSVVRSPETESTALGAALLAGLGAGVWPDRATALDLLACGGKSFSPVRGAVWRSKALERWRRAVETTSGHYRLEAD encoded by the coding sequence ATGGCCCGCGACCATCTCCTCGTCATCGACCAGGGCACGACCAGTACCCGCGTGATCGTGTACGACCTGAAGCTTCGCCCCGTCGGCCAGGGGCAGGAAGAGGTCCTCCCGACGTATCCCCGGTCGGGATGGGTCGAACACGACCCGCGCGCGATCGTCGCCTCGGTCGGCGCCGAGGTCACCACGGCCTTGCTCAACGCCCGGGTGCGGGCGGAGCAGATCGCCGCGATCGGCATCACGAACCAGCGCGAGACCACCATCGTGTGGGATCGCAAGTCGGGCGAACCTATCGCGCCCGCCCTGGTCTGGCAGGATCGTCGGACGGCCGAACACTGCAATCGACTGCGCCACGAGCAGGCCTGGATCTCCCGACGGACGGGGCTCGTGATCGATCCGTACTTCTCGGCCACCAAGATCGCCTGGCTCCTGGATTACGTGGAGGGGGCCCGTCGCCGCGCCGAGGCGGGCGAGTTGGCCGCGGGGACGGTCGACACCCTCTTGATTCGGCATCTCACCGGCGGCGCCGAACACCTGACCGACGCGACGAACGCCTCGCGCACCCTGCTGATGGATCTGGAAACCGACCAGTGGTCGGACGAACTCTGTGAAGTCTTCGGCGTCCCCAAGGGAATATTGCCGGAGATCCGCCCCAGCGCCGGGGATTTCGGCGAAACAAGGGGCCTGGACTATCTGCCGGATGGGATCCCGATCACGGGCGTGGCCGGCGATCAGCAGGCGTCGTTGATGGGCCAGGGCTGCGTCCGCGAGGGCCAGGCGAAATGCACCTACGGAACCGGGGCGTTCCTGCTGGCCCACACCGGGACGCAGATCGTCCCTTCCACGCACGGCCTGCTCGCCACCCGGGCGGCGACGATGCGGGGCGAGCCCGCGAGCTACGCCCTGGAAGGGAGCGTGTTCGTCGCCGGGGCGGCCGTCCAGTGGTTCCGTGACGGCCTTAAGGCCATCGGCGCGGCCCCCGAGATCGGCGAGATGGCCCGGAAGGGCGATCCCGAAGGCGACGTGGTCTTCGTCCCGGCGTTCACCGGGCTCGGCGCACCGCACTGGCGGCCCGAGGCTCGCGGCACCATCTTCGGGCTCAGCCGCGCGACCACCCTGGCCGACATCGCCCGCGCCGCGCTGGAAGGGGTCGCGTTCCAGATCGGCGATCTCATCGAGGCCATCGAGGAGGATCTGAGCGAGCCGCTGACGACCCTGAACGTCGACGGCGGCATGTCCCGCTCGGATGAGTTCCTCGAATTCCAGGCCGACGTCCTCGGCCGCTCCGTCGTTCGGAGCCCGGAGACCGAATCCACCGCCCTCGGCGCGGCGCTGCTCGCGGGCCTCGGCGCCGGCGTCTGGCCCGACCGCGCGACGGCCCTCGATCTGCTGGCCTGCGGCGGCAAGTCGTTCTCGCCGGTTCGAGGAGCGGTCTGGCGGTCCAAGGCCCTGGAACGCTGGCGCCGCGCGGTCGAGACGACCTCCGGCCACTACCGGCTCGAAGCCGACTGA
- a CDS encoding MFS transporter — translation MDGQAVEQEAGPIFESSGPEAGREVEGDRTLRMEMRREFVLVMMLASVQFTSIVDFMLVMPLGPQLMRVLGLTPDQFGRIVSSYTIAAGVAGFLASFVMDRFGRKAAFLTLYAGFLMGTFLCGMAWNYPTLLAARVATGVFGGILGGLALAIVGDAVPESRRGRATGALMSSFAIASVVGIPVGLTLGTRYGWQAPFLLLAGLGLPVLFLALRVMPPLRGHIREVQPTSIWRKTLETFGQANHLRAFALTVAMMFGGFSVIPYISLYLVGNSGIREDQLFWVFVTGGLLTLFGAPAIGRAADHFGKLRVFRIVAATTVFLLIAITNLGVVPIWTAAAVFGLLMLSNAGRMVPAMAMITGSVEPSRRGGFMSANSAVQHLAAGVAADVGGWMLAKAPDGTILHFPRVGWFAAAFTLVSLWLAGRLRSARPSYAPTAEDQSASSR, via the coding sequence ATGGATGGACAGGCCGTCGAGCAGGAGGCGGGCCCGATCTTCGAATCGAGCGGCCCGGAGGCCGGTCGGGAGGTGGAAGGGGATCGAACGCTTCGCATGGAGATGCGTCGAGAGTTCGTCCTGGTCATGATGCTGGCCTCGGTGCAATTCACCAGCATCGTCGATTTCATGCTGGTGATGCCCCTGGGACCGCAGCTCATGCGAGTGCTGGGGCTGACGCCGGACCAGTTCGGACGAATCGTGTCGTCCTACACGATCGCGGCGGGGGTCGCGGGGTTCCTGGCGTCGTTCGTGATGGATCGCTTCGGCCGCAAGGCGGCGTTCCTCACGCTCTACGCCGGGTTCCTCATGGGGACGTTCCTCTGCGGCATGGCCTGGAACTATCCGACGCTCCTCGCGGCGCGGGTGGCGACGGGCGTCTTCGGCGGGATCCTCGGAGGGCTGGCGCTCGCGATCGTGGGGGACGCGGTCCCGGAGAGCCGCCGGGGCCGGGCGACGGGGGCTCTGATGTCGTCGTTCGCGATCGCCTCGGTCGTGGGCATCCCGGTGGGGTTGACGCTCGGGACGAGATACGGCTGGCAGGCCCCGTTCCTGCTCCTGGCGGGGCTCGGGCTTCCGGTCCTGTTCCTGGCGCTCCGCGTGATGCCGCCGTTGCGGGGCCACATTCGAGAGGTTCAGCCGACCTCGATCTGGCGGAAGACGCTGGAGACGTTCGGGCAAGCCAACCACCTGCGTGCGTTCGCACTCACCGTGGCGATGATGTTCGGCGGATTCTCGGTGATTCCTTACATTAGCCTGTATCTGGTGGGGAACTCGGGGATCCGGGAGGACCAGTTGTTCTGGGTGTTCGTCACCGGAGGGCTGCTGACGCTCTTCGGCGCCCCGGCGATCGGCCGGGCGGCGGACCATTTCGGGAAGCTCCGGGTCTTTCGCATCGTGGCCGCGACGACCGTCTTCCTGCTCATCGCGATCACGAACCTGGGGGTGGTGCCGATCTGGACGGCCGCCGCGGTCTTCGGGCTCCTGATGCTCAGCAACGCGGGACGCATGGTCCCGGCGATGGCGATGATCACGGGGAGCGTCGAACCGTCGCGGCGAGGGGGCTTCATGAGCGCCAACTCGGCGGTCCAGCACCTGGCGGCGGGCGTCGCGGCCGACGTCGGAGGCTGGATGTTGGCCAAGGCCCCCGACGGCACCATCTTGCACTTCCCACGCGTGGGCTGGTTCGCGGCGGCGTTCACGCTGGTGAGCCTGTGGCTCGCCGGGCGGCTTCGCTCGGCGAGGCCCTCCTACGCCCCGACGGCGGAGGATCAGTCGGCTTCGAGCCGGTAG
- a CDS encoding DUF1559 domain-containing protein: MSGRSNPDAAKAPAPARRGFTLIELLVVIAVIAVLIGLLLPAVQSAREAARRAQCVSRLKQIGIALHNYHDALGGFPVGFLVPSRPVPATTSISQYRWSALAQLTPFLEQQALFQALNFDFALGYRPTGGASAFWPFHPANSTAMGTRIALFLCPSDGAPPPADDSGPTNYAFCSGDGSGGGDASGANGLFVMGPSRAIRDVVDGTSFTASTSEHLLGVAGPYSQTSPTPIPFEPGRASARAAAPLDDASCGQAPLGWLFNKGAGWWDGNYLNTLYNHHETPNGRRYDCITYHNPGWTAARSKHPGGVNVLYCDGHVAFVGDGVDPSVWRAVATRAGGEVVSAAP; encoded by the coding sequence ATGTCGGGCAGAAGTAATCCTGACGCCGCGAAGGCCCCGGCGCCTGCGCGTCGGGGCTTCACGCTGATCGAACTTCTCGTCGTCATCGCCGTGATCGCGGTGCTGATCGGGCTCCTCCTCCCCGCGGTCCAGTCCGCGCGGGAGGCGGCTCGGCGGGCCCAGTGCGTGAGCCGGCTGAAACAGATCGGGATCGCGCTGCACAACTACCATGACGCCCTGGGGGGCTTCCCCGTCGGCTTCCTGGTCCCGTCGAGGCCGGTGCCGGCGACGACCTCGATCTCCCAGTATCGGTGGTCGGCGTTGGCGCAGCTCACGCCGTTCCTGGAGCAGCAGGCGCTGTTCCAGGCGCTGAACTTCGACTTCGCCCTGGGGTACCGGCCGACCGGGGGGGCCTCGGCCTTCTGGCCGTTCCACCCGGCCAACTCGACGGCGATGGGGACGCGGATCGCGCTGTTCCTCTGCCCGAGCGACGGCGCCCCGCCGCCTGCCGACGACTCCGGGCCCACCAACTACGCCTTCTGCAGCGGCGACGGCTCCGGCGGCGGAGATGCAAGCGGCGCCAACGGCCTGTTCGTCATGGGCCCTTCGCGAGCGATCCGCGACGTAGTCGACGGCACGAGTTTCACCGCCTCCACGTCGGAACACCTCCTGGGGGTCGCGGGGCCCTACTCGCAGACCTCCCCGACGCCGATCCCTTTCGAGCCGGGTCGGGCCTCCGCTCGGGCCGCCGCCCCACTGGACGACGCCTCTTGCGGGCAGGCGCCGCTGGGGTGGTTGTTCAACAAGGGAGCCGGCTGGTGGGACGGGAACTACTTGAACACCCTCTATAATCATCACGAGACGCCAAACGGCCGCCGGTACGATTGCATCACGTACCACAATCCCGGGTGGACGGCCGCGCGGAGCAAGCACCCCGGTGGCGTGAACGTCCTCTATTGCGACGGCCATGTGGCTTTCGTGGGGGACGGCGTCGATCCCTCCGTCTGGCGAGCCGTCGCGACCCGCGCCGGGGGGGAAGTCGTCTCCGCGGCACCCTGA
- a CDS encoding PQQ-dependent sugar dehydrogenase: MTLRLRDAVTIAFGIWTFGPVGFESVARAADGPATNRPVLKGKDALGDWTTDAPGVRRLITLDDLSTPYDTPSARNNPKVVSQPDGAWPKAPEGFEVSKFATGLKQPRVIARAPNGDLFVAESGAGRVRVLRDADGDGKPEVDEVFAEGLTRPFGIAFHPPGPEPKHVYVANTGSVVRFPYASGDAKAAGAAEVIIGNIPTGDEAVGGGGHWTRDLEFSPDGKTLFVSVGSRSNVDDDAREDRRADILAFDPDGKNERTYAWGIRNPVGLAIDPNTGRLWTSVNERDGLGDDLVPDYITHVEEGGFYGWPWYYLTGAKQDPRHEGKHPELKSKVITPDVLLQSHSASLDLTFYDGEAFPAEYHGHIFAAEHGSWNRARRTGYKVVRVPVEQGVATGEYEDFLVGFVTPEGDVWGRPVGVATAKDGSLMVTDDASGTVWRVAHVGQK; this comes from the coding sequence ATGACGTTGCGCCTCAGAGACGCCGTGACCATCGCCTTTGGCATCTGGACGTTCGGCCCGGTCGGGTTCGAGTCCGTCGCGCGGGCCGCCGACGGGCCGGCGACGAACCGCCCGGTCCTCAAGGGCAAGGATGCGCTGGGAGACTGGACGACCGACGCGCCCGGCGTTCGTCGGCTCATCACGCTCGACGACCTTTCCACGCCTTACGACACCCCGTCCGCCCGGAACAACCCGAAGGTCGTCAGTCAGCCGGACGGGGCCTGGCCGAAGGCACCCGAAGGCTTCGAGGTCTCGAAATTCGCCACCGGCCTGAAGCAGCCCCGCGTCATCGCCCGCGCACCCAACGGCGACCTCTTCGTCGCCGAGAGCGGGGCGGGCCGCGTTCGGGTGCTTCGCGACGCCGACGGCGACGGCAAGCCCGAGGTCGACGAAGTTTTCGCCGAAGGACTGACGCGGCCCTTCGGGATCGCCTTCCACCCGCCCGGTCCCGAGCCGAAGCACGTCTACGTCGCCAACACCGGCTCGGTAGTCCGGTTCCCGTATGCGAGCGGGGATGCGAAGGCGGCCGGAGCGGCCGAGGTGATCATCGGGAACATCCCGACCGGAGACGAGGCGGTCGGCGGCGGCGGCCACTGGACCCGCGACCTGGAGTTCTCGCCCGACGGCAAGACCCTGTTCGTCTCGGTCGGCTCGCGCTCGAACGTCGACGACGACGCCCGCGAGGACCGTCGCGCCGACATCCTGGCGTTCGACCCCGACGGCAAGAACGAGCGGACCTACGCCTGGGGCATCCGCAACCCGGTGGGCCTCGCCATCGATCCGAACACGGGGAGGCTCTGGACGTCCGTGAACGAGCGCGACGGCCTGGGTGACGACCTGGTCCCCGACTATATCACGCACGTGGAGGAGGGGGGCTTCTACGGGTGGCCTTGGTATTACCTCACCGGGGCCAAGCAGGACCCTCGCCACGAAGGGAAGCACCCGGAGTTGAAGTCCAAGGTCATCACCCCGGACGTGCTTCTCCAGTCGCATTCGGCGTCGCTGGACCTGACGTTCTACGACGGCGAAGCGTTCCCCGCCGAGTATCACGGACACATCTTCGCCGCCGAGCACGGCTCCTGGAATCGGGCCCGACGAACCGGGTACAAGGTGGTCCGGGTGCCCGTGGAGCAGGGCGTCGCGACGGGCGAATACGAGGATTTCCTCGTGGGCTTCGTCACCCCCGAAGGCGACGTCTGGGGGCGTCCGGTCGGCGTCGCGACGGCGAAGGACGGCTCGCTCATGGTCACCGACGACGCCTCGGGGACCGTCTGGAGAGTCGCCCATGTCGGGCAGAAGTAA
- the ppdK gene encoding pyruvate, phosphate dikinase produces MSTSKYVYSFGGGKAEGRSDMKELLGGKGANLAEMSSIGIPVPPGFTITTEVCHDYYESGRKLPEAVKPQVEEALRQVEQLTGKKFGDSKDPLLVSVRSGAALSMPGMMNTILNLGLNDVAVEGLAAKTGNPRFAYDGYRRLIDMFGSTAMGVDHEHFEHELVKLKEEKNVKLDTDLSADDLKELVKRYKAVYSKHVGEGFPQDPKDQLWKSIMAVFNSWMGNKAVQYRRIERITGLKGTAVNVQAMVFGNTGTDSGTGVAFTRDPNTGEDVFYGDYLINAQGEDVVAGIRTPEPIAQLDSEMPKVYAELMAIRKKLEQHYKEMQDIEFTVERGTLYMLQTRTGKRTGSSAVRIAVEMVKEGFIDEKTAIKRVNPDSLNHLLLPQLDPKAKVTAIARGIAASPGAACGKVILSADAAVAFHEQHPDEPILLVRKETSPEDVAGMHLAKGILTATGGKASHAAVVARGWGKPCVVGCEAIVIDEKNGRITIGDTVVKVGDHLTINGTNGDVIVGQVPTVDPSISGHFAELMSWADKVRTLKVRTNADAPADAKKAREFGAEGIGLCRTEHMFFEGQRIVDMRKMILADDTAGREKALASLEPYQREDFVGIFEAMEGLPVTIRLLDPPLHEFLPHDEVGQQEVAKQLGIPVEKVKRRVEQLHEANPMLGLRGCRLPIKFPEIGDMQVRAILEAAIEVKKKGKSVLPEIMIPLIGTVEELSILKKRALAVAEQVFAKAGTSVEFLIGTMIEIPRAALTADQIAEEAQFFSFGTNDLTQLTFGFSRDDIGSFMPTYVEQKILPVDPFQTLDQSGVGQLVEMGTQKGRKARREKHGEHLKVGICGEHGGDPESVVFCHEIGMDYVSCSPFRVPIARLAAAQAALGAVSRDK; encoded by the coding sequence ATGTCCACGTCCAAATACGTCTATTCCTTCGGCGGCGGCAAGGCCGAAGGTCGCTCCGACATGAAGGAACTGCTCGGCGGCAAGGGGGCGAACCTCGCCGAGATGAGCTCGATCGGGATCCCCGTCCCCCCTGGCTTCACGATCACGACCGAAGTCTGCCACGACTACTACGAGTCCGGTCGCAAGCTCCCCGAGGCCGTCAAGCCTCAGGTGGAAGAAGCCCTCCGGCAGGTCGAGCAGCTCACCGGCAAGAAGTTCGGCGACTCGAAGGATCCGCTCCTGGTCAGCGTCCGCTCCGGCGCCGCTCTGTCGATGCCGGGCATGATGAATACGATCCTCAATCTGGGCCTCAACGACGTCGCCGTCGAGGGCCTGGCCGCGAAGACCGGCAACCCCCGGTTCGCCTACGACGGCTACCGCCGCCTGATCGACATGTTCGGATCGACCGCGATGGGGGTCGATCACGAGCACTTCGAGCACGAGCTGGTCAAGCTGAAGGAAGAGAAGAACGTCAAGCTCGACACCGACCTGTCGGCCGACGACCTCAAGGAGCTGGTGAAGCGGTACAAGGCCGTCTACTCCAAGCACGTCGGCGAAGGCTTCCCGCAGGACCCGAAGGACCAGCTCTGGAAGTCCATCATGGCTGTCTTCAACAGCTGGATGGGCAACAAGGCCGTCCAGTACCGCCGGATCGAGCGGATCACCGGCCTCAAGGGGACGGCGGTCAACGTCCAGGCGATGGTGTTCGGCAACACCGGGACCGACTCGGGGACCGGCGTCGCCTTCACCCGCGACCCCAACACGGGCGAGGACGTCTTCTACGGCGACTACCTCATCAACGCCCAGGGCGAGGACGTGGTGGCCGGCATCCGGACCCCCGAGCCGATCGCCCAGCTCGACTCCGAGATGCCCAAGGTCTACGCCGAGCTGATGGCGATCCGCAAGAAGCTCGAGCAGCATTACAAGGAAATGCAGGACATCGAGTTCACGGTCGAGCGGGGCACCCTCTACATGCTCCAGACCCGCACCGGAAAGCGGACCGGGTCGTCGGCCGTGCGGATCGCGGTCGAGATGGTGAAGGAAGGCTTCATCGACGAGAAGACCGCCATCAAGCGGGTCAACCCGGACAGCCTGAATCACCTGCTGCTCCCGCAGCTCGACCCCAAGGCGAAGGTCACGGCGATTGCCCGCGGCATCGCCGCCAGCCCGGGCGCCGCCTGCGGCAAGGTGATCCTCTCGGCCGACGCGGCCGTCGCCTTCCACGAGCAGCACCCGGACGAGCCGATCCTGCTGGTCCGTAAGGAGACCAGCCCCGAGGACGTCGCCGGCATGCACCTGGCGAAGGGGATCCTGACGGCTACCGGCGGCAAGGCCAGCCACGCGGCTGTCGTCGCCCGCGGCTGGGGCAAGCCCTGCGTCGTCGGCTGCGAAGCGATCGTCATCGACGAGAAGAACGGCCGGATCACGATCGGCGACACCGTCGTCAAGGTGGGCGACCATCTCACGATCAACGGCACCAACGGCGACGTCATCGTCGGCCAGGTGCCCACCGTCGACCCGAGTATCTCCGGCCACTTCGCCGAGCTGATGAGCTGGGCCGACAAGGTCCGCACCCTCAAGGTCCGGACCAACGCCGACGCCCCGGCCGACGCGAAGAAGGCCCGCGAGTTCGGCGCCGAAGGCATCGGCCTCTGTCGCACCGAGCACATGTTCTTCGAAGGCCAGCGCATCGTCGACATGCGCAAGATGATCCTCGCCGACGACACCGCCGGCCGCGAGAAGGCGCTCGCCTCGCTCGAGCCCTACCAGCGCGAGGACTTCGTCGGCATCTTCGAGGCGATGGAAGGCCTGCCGGTCACCATCCGCCTCCTCGACCCGCCGCTGCACGAGTTCCTGCCGCACGACGAGGTCGGCCAGCAGGAAGTCGCCAAGCAGCTCGGCATCCCGGTCGAGAAGGTCAAGCGCCGCGTCGAGCAGCTTCACGAGGCCAACCCGATGCTGGGCCTCCGCGGCTGCCGCCTGCCGATCAAGTTCCCCGAGATCGGCGACATGCAGGTCCGGGCCATCCTTGAAGCCGCGATCGAGGTCAAGAAGAAGGGCAAGAGCGTCCTTCCCGAGATCATGATCCCGCTCATCGGCACGGTCGAGGAGCTGTCGATCCTGAAGAAGCGGGCCCTCGCGGTCGCCGAGCAGGTCTTCGCGAAGGCCGGAACCTCGGTCGAGTTCCTCATCGGGACCATGATCGAGATCCCCCGCGCCGCCCTGACGGCCGACCAGATCGCCGAGGAGGCCCAGTTCTTCTCGTTCGGCACCAACGACCTGACGCAGCTGACCTTCGGGTTCAGCCGTGACGACATCGGTTCGTTCATGCCGACTTACGTCGAGCAGAAGATCCTCCCCGTCGACCCGTTCCAGACGCTCGACCAGTCGGGTGTCGGCCAACTCGTCGAGATGGGGACCCAGAAGGGTCGCAAGGCCCGCCGCGAGAAGCACGGCGAGCACCTGAAGGTCGGCATCTGCGGCGAGCACGGCGGCGACCCGGAGAGCGTGGTCTTCTGTCACGAGATCGGCATGGACTACGTCTCCTGCTCCCCGTTCCGTGTCCCGATCGCCCGCCTGGCCGCCGCCCAGGCCGCGCTCGGCGCCGTCAGCCGTGACAAGTAA
- a CDS encoding DUF3179 domain-containing (seleno)protein, which produces MQPRDLSLRTDLSAPTPAIPRQSVRSRTLATAALLSLCLVAVSMLGRYLWSEWQNLLGEEEAAAASAVVGYPNIYPRVSRAAKPVPSLRVEGDRVLVWSGWESGRGHAWFTLGRDECDPTTLGDPVGRDVAQAIDYPAVETNGGPIWGRIPAAADVVGLSVGKTRCAYPMTVLAKVLVVNDVVDGTPFLLHLDPFMGPEDDVAIYDPRIEGHRITLGSTGFSARGHHVLYDRGTESLWTENDDALVSFSGPHKGKKLALVRHLRPQAWSEWKDENPESRLLVGSLARTAGLPSD; this is translated from the coding sequence ATGCAACCGCGCGACCTCTCACTGCGAACCGACCTCTCCGCCCCGACCCCCGCCATTCCTCGCCAGAGCGTCCGCTCGCGGACGCTGGCGACCGCCGCCCTTCTCTCCCTCTGCCTCGTCGCCGTATCGATGCTGGGCCGGTACCTCTGGTCGGAATGGCAGAACCTGCTGGGAGAGGAAGAGGCCGCCGCTGCGTCGGCGGTCGTCGGGTATCCCAACATCTATCCCCGCGTCTCCCGCGCCGCGAAGCCCGTCCCCTCGCTTCGCGTCGAGGGGGACCGGGTCCTCGTCTGGTCGGGGTGGGAGTCCGGCCGCGGGCACGCCTGGTTCACCCTGGGCCGGGACGAGTGCGACCCCACGACGCTGGGGGACCCGGTCGGCCGCGACGTGGCCCAGGCCATCGACTACCCCGCCGTGGAGACGAACGGGGGCCCCATCTGGGGACGCATCCCCGCCGCCGCCGACGTCGTCGGGCTCTCGGTCGGGAAGACCCGATGTGCCTATCCCATGACGGTCCTGGCCAAGGTCCTCGTGGTCAACGACGTGGTCGACGGGACCCCCTTCCTCCTCCATCTCGACCCGTTCATGGGACCCGAGGACGACGTGGCGATCTATGACCCCCGAATCGAAGGCCATCGGATCACCCTGGGCTCCACCGGCTTCAGCGCCCGGGGGCACCACGTCCTCTACGACCGGGGCACGGAGAGCCTGTGGACGGAAAACGACGACGCCCTGGTCTCGTTCAGCGGCCCCCACAAGGGGAAGAAACTGGCCCTCGTCCGCCACCTTCGGCCACAAGCCTGGAGCGAGTGGAAGGATGAGAATCCGGAGTCTCGCCTGCTCGTCGGCTCGCTCGCCCGGACCGCGGGGCTTCCGTCGGACTGA